The Coregonus clupeaformis isolate EN_2021a chromosome 8, ASM2061545v1, whole genome shotgun sequence genome has a segment encoding these proteins:
- the LOC121559238 gene encoding low density lipoprotein receptor adapter protein 1-A yields MDAIRSAGRAIIRSPSIAKRSWNSGKHKKLPENWTDTRETVVDGMTFNIRHLGMTLVDQPKGEDLSAAAVKRIVATAKAGGKKPQKVSLKVSPQGIMLYDSLTNQLLDNVSIYRISYCTADKLHDKVFAYISQNTLNGTLECHAYLCSKRKVAQAVTLTVAQAFRVAFEFWQVAKESVHPSYCPEEKRVKSGSAGEATSSLASLKGRDVATGNLLDLEERTHVAVVLETNGNEEFQVDNRTAPENIENNNTVWEIEEDLDVAFSRLAVSRTNPQVLDIGVTPQDWLTEPDWANGNTCNQNTSNKNATKGDDFFVF; encoded by the exons ATGGATGCCATAAGGTCGGCTGGAAGAGCTATCATTCGAAGTCCAAGTATAGCGAAACGGTCTTGGAATTCGGGCAAACATAAAA AACTTCCTGAGAACTGGACAGACACGAGGGAGACTGTTGTAGATGGCATGACCTTTAACATCCGCCACCTAGGCATGACCCTGGTGGACCAGCCCAAAGGAGAGGACCTATCAGCAGCCGCTGTCAAGAGGATCGTTGCCACG GCCAAAGCGGGAGGTAAGAAGCCTCAGAAGGTGTCTCTGAAGGTTTCTCCTCAGGGTATTATGCTGTACGACAGTCTGACCAACCAGCTACTAGACAACGTCTCCATATACAG GATATCCTACTGCACGGCGGACAAGCTGCACGACAAGGTGTTTGCCTACATCTCCCAGAACACCCTCAACGGAACACTGGAGTGCCACGCCTACCTCTGCTCCAAGAGGAAAGTG GCCCAGGCAGTGACTCTGACGGTAGCACAGGCCTTTAGAGTGGCCTTTGAGTTCTGGCAGGTTGCCAAAGAAAGTGTTCACCCCAGCTATTGTCCAGAAG AGAAGCGGGTGAAGTCCGGCTCGGCTGGAGAAGCAACCAGCAGCCTGGCTAGTCTGAAAGGACGAG ATGTTGCCACGGGTAACCTGCTAGACCTGGAGGAACGGACTCATGTTGCTGTGGTTCTGGAAACCAATGGCAACGAGGAGTTCCAGGTGGACAACCGCACCGCTCCCGAGAACattgaaaacaacaacactgtcTGG GAAATTGAGGAAGACTTGGACGTGGCTTTTTCTAG actggcGGTGTCCCGTACTAACCCCCAGGTCCTGGACATTGGGGTGACCCCCCAGGATTGGCTGACAGAACCTGACTGGGCCAATGGAAACACGTGCAACCAGAACACATCGAACAAGAACGCCACCAAAGGAGATGACTTCTTTGTCTTCTGA